The genome window TGCCTCTGTAGCTCCTGACCGTAGTACACGCGTTCGACCAATCCAGACCATCTGACAAAGATCAGAGAAGTGCATGATGAGATCAAGGCAATGATGAGAGGAGCAAAGGCAATCTCACCAAAAGTCTCTGTGACAAAGTGGGTGGGAAACGAGGGCTGTGCGGTGGAGGCCTCTCGAGTTCTTATGGCTCTCTCGTCGTGGACAATGGAGGAGAGCAGCAAGAGGGAGAAGACGACCAGGAAGAGGAAGAGCTGGACACTCGTCCTGCTCCATCTCCGCATCGCGTTGCGAAGACAcgcacacacacagagagagagagagagtaatgtgGGGTGATTAAGGGTTAGTAGTATGTGGTTTTGGACACAATGCGAGGAGGAATCCAACAAAAGCAAGCAATGAAGAGCAtattatatatagatataatatACATTTATATTTCTACCTTCCATGTTGCTCCACACTTACATCTCACTTAGACCTTTTACCATATCATATCCATATTTTTTTGGTTCtgaaataatttattatgagatgAAGTAACTGATTTCATTAACTCGATGATCAAATCTGATCTACAATGTTTAACAGTATATTATTAACACTATATTCATCTAAtagtaataaatatatatatatatctaatatttAGCATGAGAATTCATTGTCAACGGCTCAGTCTCAGCCATTCCCTCATCACCAAAGCCTCGATCTCCAGCACGAAATTTACAGACATGCACCTGTGTACAAACTTCACCGACCAGTCTCATAGGTAGACAGACGTCCCGATGCGCTTTGACTCTCAAATAAGAAGGCTCACTTGGtggtacagagagagagagagagagagagattgggcaCTTGCTTAAGAACAAGAGATAGATATGTCTGTTTGTGtgtctctgagagagagagagagagagagcgagagagagagagagattgggcaCTTGCTTAAGAACAAGAGATAGATATGTCTGTTTGTGTgtgtctcagagagagagagagagagagagagagagagagagagagagagagagagagagagtcttggcATGATGGGGCACTTTTGCTAACGAGAGAGCAAAAGGAGAAATGTGTGTGTCTGATAACTTTCAAGAATTATGAGATCTCTCTCACTCACAAAACCATATATTTGTCCATATCTGTCTGTAATATTCTTTCCAAAGCATGTCAATAGGGAGGGAATGTGGTGGGTATATATGTTCACTGTTTCAATCGAGGGAAGGAAGCTTTCCCTCCAAGGATGGCCCCTTCGACTTCCTATGATTGAAATGGTTCCTTTGGTTTCGATTAACTTAGTCCGCTTAACTGTGGTTAGGTTAGGCTTTCTCGTTCCACCCTTGAGACTTTATTTGACCAAACAACCGTAACCAGCATCGCTTGCGGTTAATGAAGCCCAAGAACAGTCAATGGGCCGGCCCACATGAATCCGGAAGTATGCTATTCTAGCAAAGCCAAGAATAGATCATAGGGAGCCAATTGTGGttctttcatcaaaataaaaaagaagaaaaaaccaaATGATTATATAATCAcagattttaaataataataataataataataataacacttGTATCTCTAATTATTAAGAAATAATGACACTCGTATTCCTAATCTTAATGAGAGCCAAAAATGTTAAATAATTGATCACAAGAAATGTTGGGGAAGAAGAGAAAACTTGACAAATCAAAATAGAAATCTGAAAATTAACAATCAAGAATATGTAAGAAAGTTGAGATTTATTTTGGTTTAATAACTCCATATCTACgtctaaaaaaaaaactaaattgtTTACCAAGTAAGATAAATTATAAGACTTTTGAGTTATCCAAATATATTCTTTGTACATCCAATTATAAGACCCATCGTAGATGTTTGGATCGACATTGGCAAGATCGATCATCATATCGATCTCATTGATCACCACCACAATAGTCATTCATAACGTCATCATTTGTCACtaatattgaaattatttttttactcattaaaattatgtgttatattttttaatcaGTAAAGCTAACAGTATTAgagtaaatattttactttcataattatagagatttCAATATAAACTTTTTAAGTCTAAGGATTGAGATACTAAAAAATCTAACTAGagaaagtaatatataattagatcGATAATATCTACACAATTGAACACAATAGGAACTGAGGTTTTCTGCTTTAGTTTGTCTTATTTTTCAGTATTAATTTCTGTTTCTATGTCTGAATTCCTATTGGTTTTAGAAAATtagatcaaaagagaagaaaagagagtGAAATAAACTTCACAATGACTTCTTTATACTATCATTTCCTTTTTTCTGTGCACTTATGTCAGTGGAAGAATTTTAGAACTGTATCAGTGAGCTGTAAGATTCATTTTATTTTTCAGAATATAGTTTAAGATTCACTTGTTGAACAAGAAGTATGATCCATGTCATAAGGTAATgtttaattaatgtgctaaattCTGTAGAAAATACTGAACAATTTGATATGTCCAGCACAGAAGAACACAAGGAGTGTGTGTTCAAGAATACCTAAATTTTCTAGGAACAGACATATAACTTGAATTATTAATAAGCTGCATATACTTTTTAAGTGCTTAAGGTTTCAGCAGAcaattttgtttcttttggatACTGCTTTGTTTGTTTCAAAGTGATGAAACATTTGATCTACCAAAAAACAAAGATAATTATGAAATATTTGCTTGTTgcattttttttatatgtatcTTAAACTTGGTCAATAGCCAAGAAAACATAAGAAGAAAGTCCAAATAGCAACCTTGTTGAGATCACTGGCCTTCTTCATATTTGGGGTCTAATTTTGTTGAGATGCAAGTAGATGTGGAACAGAGCAAATCACATATTAAAAGCTTATCACAACCACCCATTTTAGCAGGTGCACATATGAAGGGTGACCTCATGGCACTTttcttatcctctctctctctctctctctctctctctctctctctctctctacttccaTACACTCCCTCTTAAAAGTCCCTATTAAAGATCACACCCTATATTTTTAATCCATATTACATGTTTAGGGCACTCTAAATTGTCTGGAAAGAGTCAAGCTAGTTTAGACCTAGCTTGTACAAATGTAATTTTATTATTAGGGATAGAGTTgttaataaaataaatcaaataatcttaTATGTACAAatgtaaatttaattttttttggataaaatGATAGTGATTgaaattaaattatattaaaaaaattatgttatattatattatattgtaaaaaattaaaaattataaactaCATATTAAGCACTTAATGTCACTACTTTTATTCCTTCACAATATCCATCTAAGTCTAAATTTAGGTTTCTCTTTTGTCCAACTAAGTCTAACTCTACTCTCTCTTTCACCTTCCTATACTTCATCTTGATTTTAATTTGAAGACAATTCAAAGGACCCTCCCTATACAACAATCATGGTGTGGTCAAATAAGACATGAAATAGAATAAACAACATATATCAAATGACCTAATGACACTTATATTTTAATCCCCTCCCTCTTTAAATCCCCTTTCAGAAAGCCCACCCCAAATGTTCAATCCTTATCATCTTACTAAAATTACATTTGGCACAATCCACTTGCCCCATTTGCATTGTGATCCAAGAATAAGTCCtttacatttatatattttttcttagaaaataacATCCTCTTCTCCttaaatttctttttgaaaaccAACTGCAAACCTCATATCCCTCCTGCAaattgcattatatatatatatatatatatatatatatatatatatatatatatatatatatatatgtatatgtatatatatatatgtatatgtatatatatatatgtatatgtatatatatatatgtatatgtatatatatatatatacatatatatatatatgtatatatatatatgtatatatatatatatgtatatatatatatatatgtatatatatatatatgtatatatgtatatatatatatatatacatacatatatatatatacatacatacatacatacatatatatatatatatacatacatacatacatacatatatatatatatatacatacatacatacatatatatatatatatatacatatatatatatatatatacatatatatatatatatatacatatatatatatatatatatatatatatatatcatcttcaCCTTTGATTTCGTTTTTGAAACCCCACTCACATACATCTTCAAATCCAAATTTCCCCAATAGTTAGACTTTtagatttataataaaaaaataaataaatttagaaataatcCTCTATGAGTCCTCCCATCTTTGCCAACACATTCACTATTTATATCCTCCCACCTTTGCTCATCTCCCACCCCAAGCCAACAACTTTGGCTAATCTTTTCATTTCTTCCCCTTAattcttccttttattttcttttcagtcCTCGCTGTATAAGAAGGAAGGTTGGAGAGGAGGAGGTTGAAGTGAAGGAGACATGCCTTCCATTCCTCCTCCCAAGCCGTCCACCCAATTCCAAATGGTGACCGCCGCGGAGCGGTGCACGGCGCACGCGCTGCCGGAGGCGGTGGCGAGGCACCACGAGCACGCGGCGGGACCGAAGCAGTGCTGCTCGGCGGTAGTGCAGGCGGTGGCGGCGCCGGTTGGCGCGGTGTGGTCGGTGGTGCGGCGCTTCGACGAGCCGCAGGCCTACAAGCACTTCGTGAAGAGCTGCCGCGTCGTGGGCGGCAACGGCGGGGTGGGCACGCTCCGGGAGGTGCGCGTCGTGTCGGGCCTGCCGGCGGCGACCAGCACCGAGCGGCTCGAGGTCCTGGACGACGAGCACCACGTGCTCAGCTTCCGGGTGGTCGGCGGCGACCACCGCCTCGCCAACTACCGGTCCGTCACCACGCTTCACCCCGCagcgggcggcggcggcggcactgAGGTCGTGGAGTCGTACGTGGTGGACGTGCCGCCGGGCAACACCAGGGAGGACACGCGCGTGTTCGTCGACACCATCGTCAAGTGCAACCTCCAATCCCTGGCGCGCACCGCCGAAGCCCTTCACCGGCGCCACGTCGCCGCGGCGCCGACGGCGACCCCGTGATCCACCTCCTCTTCCCTGGCCTGTCTCGTCTCTGTCTTCTTCACCTTTTGCTTAGTGTAGGAAACACAGTTGTACAGCTCatgaaataaaaatcataatatttctCCTCTCCACTTTTCCATTCTTTTGTGGCAAACACAATTCACATAAAAAGTGGCATTAACGTTCGACAAATTTTTAAGATCATATTATTCACCTTAAAAAGATGAATTCCTtgaaaaaattaataatagtaaGCAAAAAACAATTTTGATTGAGTGTCATTTATTTGGAGAAAAGCAGACAAAGCTTTACCTTAATGGCTTCCCCAAGCACAAAGTAGTAGAATACAAATTTTCTATTCAAAGATTGAGGTGTCATCCCTTCAAAGTCATCTGCAGCTACATTTGAACAAAGAAAGGAGTTGTTATTTAGTCAGTGCTCATCTGATGCATGATAAGGTTTTAAATTCTTGCCCTAATTTCTTTAGTCACAGGAGGTTTCAAACTTGCATAAAAttacatttacatatatatatatatatatatttaaagataTGTAATGTAATGTAATGTATTACTTTCCTGTGACGGGGAATCAGCAGCTGGCTCTACCTCTGCAACTTGCTGCTGATAACCTCAAGTTGGTGATGGACAAGAGGCAAGTTGGGGTTCCTTTGTTTGGCCTTTGTATCTGCCACTGTCCTTCGCTTGTCCCTCTTTTGCCTTCTTGTTGCAATTTCTTGTGATGCATTATTTCTGCTTGGTACCAGGAAATGGGGATGGTCTGCAACTTGTGCCTGCAAGTGGGAATGGCTGGCTTCACTGGTTCCTATCACCCTCTAATTTATGGATTGAGCCCCCTACTCCTCGTGTACATCAATCACTTTCAAAGCCTTTTCTCAGAATTGACCACACAGTGGGTCAGGTTAAATGGTGGGTGGGTTTACAGGAAGGAATGAATCAATGAATGAATAGTGAATAATACAAAGTGAAAAGGTAgtggcttgttggtctaaaggcgAAGTAACATACATACCCTGCTTTCATTGGTGGTACAACGGTCACTAAAGAACTGTTAGATGTGGAAGCAGTGAATGCAGTCTCCAATGAGGTTAATTACTAAAAAGAATGTGTTGTGTTGTTCTTGGAAGTGTTCTTGTTCTCCTTATCATCCTTCGATTTTTAACCTTCAAATACAAAAGATCAACATAAGGAGGATTAGGGAAACAACTGACAGAAATACACCGTTCTCCAATTACAAATTAGAGCAATTTGGAGGCTTTACTGCTACAATATTTGTTCTCTAGCTAGACTGCAATTTAAAAGAGGCAAGGATCATTTCATATAATCTGGGAAGAAGAATTACTAGGCTATCACAGCTGACTGAAGCATGAAGGATTCCATTTCATGTTCATTGTCAGCTGACAAGCTTCGCTGTTTGATTGATTCACAAGAATAAAGCGTGTCACTGGAAACAGTAGCTCAAACTTGCATCCATATTTGACATTACAAGGGTGCAGCtacttataatttatttttatctttcatTTGGATAATTATTTTGATGGAACAGATATTGTGGACAGGTTGTTGAAAGATTCCCAGGATGGGTGGGTTTAAATCTGACAGATAAGAGGCAGTTGGCTCCACCATATCATGTCCAGTGCATGTCTGAGGAATCATGAGTTTTATTCCTTGTCTTTGGCCTGTTTTGGTTCTTTTTCTACACTGATCAGTGGAACTTGGTGCCCACTCTCCACCTTATTACTGCAAATGTGAAGGACCAGCACAAGTTGCTTGTAGGGTGACCAGTGAAGTTCACCTCTCCAACATCTCTCTTGAATCAACTGGTGAATTATTCTTCTCATGCATGAAAGCTTCTCATGCATGAATTAATAGATGTTCTTGTAGCAAAATTTAAGGTGGCACTTACAGGAATGGGACTAGATGATTGTTACTCTTTGAGTTTGAAAGGAAGGAAAGAGATTTCAAATCCTATTCTTGGGGAGATATGGAATCAGATATGGAAAAAgtttaacatatatattttttgtaataatcaaatatttacattttgatataCAGTACACAAGCAACAAGATTTAACCACATCTTATTTTTTTGTAAGAACAATCTACAAAGGGATTGATCATTAATCTGAAGTATTACTTGATCAGCAGACATATTTGTAGAAGTCATGCTTAAATCCAACACCAACAAGACGCAGAGATTTAATATATTGAAAAcatttcataatttatataaatgcATCAAAAGACAAAAAAACGCTTAGCCTGAATCTCAACTTAACAGAGAGGGTGGCACAAATCCATGAAACACTATACTCCAACATAATTCATAGTAATATCAAGAATCAAGCACCACACAAGACATATATCAAGAAATTCAGAAATTGGAGGCACCAATAATTCATAATTCATCATGATATTAGAGAAATATCCCTTACACATAAAGAATGCTCCATAACCCATCCTCTTTGGCATCTTTCAGCTCATCGATCCAGATCTTCTCATCTTTCTCGCAAACCTGCTACAGGGAAATCCTTTCCTTCCAAGAATTAAACATAGGCTGCATCTTGCCATGACATTCAAATGTCCTCTGCACTTTCTttggaaagagaaaagagaagggGAAATCTAATGACTCGAATATAACCTTCACACTGAAGCCAGCCCTCACATCATCTGCGGCAAAAGTTGAATTAGTTACTACCTTCTTTATGAGTATAAAACAAGGAACAATTATCACTGGGCCTTCTGTCAAAACTAAATCACCATTCAATGTTCCATATATGCATTCTATAGACTAAAAGTTAGTACTACCTTCTGTATgagtataaaataatgaacaattaTTACTGAGTCTTCTGTCGAAAATAGATATCATCATTCAATGTTCCATATATGCATTATATAGACTAAAAGGACTTTTCCTATAGACCATCTTAACCCTGCAACTACTGTGGCAGGTGCATACTGTTTTTGCTAAAGCAACTTTCACATGTAAACTTTAGGATAACATTACAAGAAACTGGCATGTAAAAAAGGAAATCATATAATAATACAAAGTTTATTTGTCAAACCTTGTAAGAACTAAGAAGTATATTCCTTTAGCAGCTTATCAGCCTTTTTATGCCTCTTAGAATACAAGACAAGTTATTGGTTAAACCCGATAGTGCACAGTCTCTCACACAAGGATATAATCTTGTCTAGAAGCATTCACTTCAAAAGATATCATTTTGTTCttgatttaaaatttaatataagatGAAAGTCAGATCACATAAGTGTTCTCTGAAGCAAAAGAATACGTGACAAGGAGCAGAACTTTTCAGTTGTGAAAATGTCAGTTGAGTTTTTATTGAAATCTTTGAAATCATTGCCATACTGCTGAGTTTATAAATCATATATGGTTCTTGTTTAGAGTACTGCATTTTAAAGTACCATTATATACTCATCCACATATCTCCTAGTAAACAAACAAGGATAACCAGTATCACTTAAAATCAATATATATCATAGCCCACCTTAAAGAGATCACCAAAGATGCCTTGCAGGCCACTTCTGCGTCGCACACCATAAAACCTTTCTGCGATTTCATCTAATAGCTACAGAATTATCAGGTAGACCAAATAATCAGCAAAATACCAGTGCAACAGAGAGCTTAAATGTATATAATATAGCACAGTCCAAGTGCCGGCTCCCACCAATGTGCAGTTCAAGTACAGTCAATATATGAAGCCTTATCATTGCAAGCAAAGACTATTTCTAAGATTTGAACCATGATCATCCAGGTCACAGAAGAGCAACCTCACCATTGTGCCGGGCCTTGCCTCAACAACAATGCACTTAAAACAAACTAACATAAAAAAAGTGTTTTTTATTGCTACAAATTATATTTCATTTTCTATGACACCATCAATGAAATTAGTCAATGACTATTAGTTTCAAGATTCACTCTATTAGGtctcaaataaaaaaatacacaCTAACATCTGCTCAAGGCTGTAACTGTGGTACCATGTGAAACATCTTGTGCAGACATGTTGATAGCACCAACAGAGGGCCTTGACACCATGTCACAGTGACCAATGCACACTATTTATTTGGGGCAAACCAGCCTAAATAAGTATGAATCAAAGAATTAAACCTAACTTTTGGAGTGTCAGTCCACTAAAACTGACATTTACGTTAAATGTTTATCACTAACTCCCTTTTATTTGACAGTTCAGGACTTCCAAGCCACCCCTTGCCAAGTCTCAGAAGACAGGAGGTGAGATTGAAGGAAAAGGTGCTGCTACATCCTACAGGTATGTCATGATTTTTCACCTTTTTTTGGAAGCAGATTTAGCATGTTTCATTAGAAAATACTAACCTATTCAAGGAAAAAGATATTACCTCATCAAACAAAGTTTCCCGGTCTATGCTTGACTTGTACTTCTGCCTTAAAATCTTAAACAGTGGAAAAGCATCTCTTTCCAACCTGATTCACATGACACAGATTGATGATCAGTTGCATATATGGATAAACATATTATGTAATACCATCATGCAACAAAATAATTACATTGACAAAAAATACTTAATAAGAAAAAGACAACTAACTCATCATTGCATATATACAAAGCAAGTATACAAATCAAGTTGCTCATGCTCTAGCACTTAGAACATGCAGAAGTTTCTTCAATCGACAAATTAGCAATTCCATATAGGAGATCAGTTCCACATTTCCAAGTACCAAGACTCCAAGAGTGCAAAAAGAAATGTACAGCTTTAGCGAATGTGAAAAAGGACAATAAATCTTTCCACAAACATAAGGTTTGTACAGAAGCATGTGAAAGCATGCaaatatatttttgaatagaGGTGACAATAAATGTATATGCATCAAATTGTAGAAAAATcctagacatcatcatttatggtgGGAAACCTTATAGAAGTTTTGACAATTGTCTGATAAGACCTCTAGGGTTTTATcgtagaagaagagggagaaaagggatgatcacttcgagggaatcaacctccttgatcacttcgagggaattagcctcctaaggtttgtcaaaag of Musa acuminata AAA Group cultivar baxijiao chromosome BXJ2-3, Cavendish_Baxijiao_AAA, whole genome shotgun sequence contains these proteins:
- the LOC135607184 gene encoding abscisic acid receptor PYL4-like; protein product: MPSIPPPKPSTQFQMVTAAERCTAHALPEAVARHHEHAAGPKQCCSAVVQAVAAPVGAVWSVVRRFDEPQAYKHFVKSCRVVGGNGGVGTLREVRVVSGLPAATSTERLEVLDDEHHVLSFRVVGGDHRLANYRSVTTLHPAAGGGGGTEVVESYVVDVPPGNTREDTRVFVDTIVKCNLQSLARTAEALHRRHVAAAPTATP